GGTCCTGGGGTTAAATTCATAGCTTTTAATGCCATTAGAAGCATTTGAGGATTGGGTTTCTTAAAAGATTCATCTTCTTTTATACCAATAACATAATCAAATAAATTATTGATTTTTAAATCATTTAGAACTTTTTTTGCCATATGCTCTTCTGAATTAGTAACTGCTATAATAGGGAGTTTAAACCTCTCTTTTACTAGTTGTAATAATTCTTTAGCTCCAGGAAGGATGGCTTCTGCTGGCACTTCATTGCTTAAAAAATGATCATAATAATATTCTAGAGCTTCTTCTACTAAGTTTTCAGGGATAATTTCTGCAAATAAATTTCTAGAGCTGGTGAAACTGCTTCTTCCTAATTCTATTAGTTTATCATTAGAAAGCTCTTTAAAACCAAAATGAAGTAGGGTTTGATTAACTGCAGTATCATAATGAGACATTACGTCATGAATGGTTAAATCTAGATCAAAGACTAAAGCTTTTGGAATAGCAAGATGATCTATATTAATATGCTCAAGCTGC
The genomic region above belongs to Rickettsiales bacterium and contains:
- a CDS encoding HAD family hydrolase translates to MPNNRSSSILQLEHINIDHLAIPKALVFDLDLTIHDVMSHYDTAVNQTLLHFGFKELSNDKLIELGRSSFTSSRNLFAEIIPENLVEEALEYYYDHFLSNEVPAEAILPGAKELLQLVKERFKLPIIAVTNSEEHMAKKVLNDLKINNLFDYVIGIKEDESFKKPNPQMLLMALKAMNLTPGPHIWFIGDMPSDVECAKQANNCTAIRYYTHEEPEDLKADLFINSHYNLFNIISSKLG